CGCTTGCAAAGAAATACGGCGCTCTCCTAATCGGGCTTTCCCTGGGCGAAAATGGGATTCCTGAAAAGTGCGAAGGCAGGGTTGCTGAAGCAAAAAAGATTGTCTCTGAACTGAAGAATTACGGGATAAGGGAAAGCGAGATTATAATTGACCCTCTCACAATGTCAGTTGCAACAAATGACCCGAACGAGACATTAAAGGCGCTTTCAAGGATAAAAAGCGAGCTTGGCTTGAAAACATCCCTTGGAATAAGCAATGCATCATTTGGAATGCCTGAACGCGAGAACATCAACAGGGCTTTCCTGACAATCGCAATTGAAAGGGGGCTTGATGCGGCAATCATAAACCCATCTGACATTGAGACAGTCAAATCATTCTATTCAGCAGCAGCAGCCTCAGGGAGGGATGAGAAATTCTCGCGCTACCTTGAAATGTTCGGGAAGAAAAGGGAGGAAGAGGAAAAAACCCTTTACAGCGCAGTCCTTTTCGGAAGAAGCGCAGGAATTGAATCTCTTGCATCAGAGGCACTTTCAAAATACCCTCCAAAGCAGATTCTTGAAGAGATGCTGATGCCTGCAATTGAAAAGGCAGGAGAGCTTTTTGAGAAAAAGGAATACTCGCTCATCAATCTTGTGCTCTCTGCAGAGGCATTCCAGAAATGCGCTTCTGCAGTTGAAAATGCAATATCCGGCGAGAGGCAGTGCAAGGGAAAGATAGTAATCGCAACTGTAAAAGGGGATATCCACGAGATTGGAAAGAATCTTGTAGGGTTCTTCCTGAAAAGCAGCGGCTATGAATTAATTGACCTCGGAAAAGATGTGCCTCCTGAAGTGATAGCAAAAAGCGCATATGAAAATCGTGCAGATGCAGTAGGGCTTAGCGCGCTCATGACAACAACCCTTCCGAGCATGGAGCGCTCTGTGTCAGAAATAAAAAATAGGGCAGGATGCAAGGTTGTGGTTGGGGGCGCAGTTGTAACAAGCGAATATGCTTCCTCAATCGGAGCAGACGGATATGCAAAAGACGCATTCTCAGCTGTCAAAGAATTCGGAAGGGTGATTGGAAAATGAGCAACCTTTTCGAGTTTGATTTTTCAGGAATAAGCGTTCTTCCTGACAAGAGGGACGTAATTGTCAGGATAAGGGCAAAACCAAATGATAGAGTGAATTCTCCTGATGGAAAAGAGGAATCAATAGAGAATTTTCTTGAGGGATTCTACAAAAAAGCAGAGTATTACATAAAACCAAAAGGAGTTTATTCATTGGAAAGCATAAGGCAGCTTGAAAACAGATTGTATTTTTCCGAAAAAAACATTTTCGTGGAAAGCATCCTGCTTGCAGAGAAGTTTGCAAATCAGGATAGTGCAGTTGTTTTTGCTGTAACAATAGGAAGAATGCTTGAGGATTACTCACAAAAACTTTCAGAAGAGGGAAAAATCCTGGAAAGCCTTATCTACGATGCAATCGGCTCTGAGTCAGCTGATTGTGCTGTTGAGATTATGCATGAAGCGCTTTCTCCCAAAAATCTTCCTGAAAAGAGAAGATACAGCCCGGGATATCCTGGCTGGGATTTGTCAGAGCAGAAAAACATATTTGATATTATCGGAAGGGAAGAGGCAGAAGAGATTGCCGGAATAACTCTCAATGACTCATTTTACATGAGCCCGAGAAAATCAGTTTCGGGAATCATAATGGTTCAGAAAAAATGAAACTAACAGAAGTTTTGCAGGAAAAGGGATTTGCAAGGATAGTTGAATTCAGCCCTCCCAGGGGAACTGAGCTTGAAAATCTGATTTCTGAAGTTGAGAAAGTGAAATCCCTTGTGGATTTTGTTGCAATAACCCATAATCCCGGCGGAAAGCCGAGGATGGACTCGCACTATGCAGCAGGAATCCTGAAAGAGAGGGGAAATGCAGAGCCCATATGCCATTTCAGGATAAGGGACGGAAACAGAATTGACCTTTACGGAAAGCTTATGGCTGCAAAATACCTTGGGATTGAAAACATCCTTGTAATAAAGGGGGATTCCCCGAAAAAGGAAGTGTTCCCTGAATTTTACGAGGTTTCTGACTACAAAAATTCCTACGAGTTCATAGCCGACATAAAAAAACTCAACTGCGCTCTTCCAACAAGCTACATGGAAAAGCTGTTCACTGAAAAGGAGATTGAAAAGCACAGAAACGATTACAAAACAGATTTCTGCATAGGCGCTGCAGGGCATCCTCTAATCCCGATTGACCTGAAAAATCCCTCTGAAAATGCAGGGCAGGAATTGGAAGGCATAAGGAAAAAGGTTGAGGCAGGCGCTGAATTCATACTTACGCAGATTGTGTATGACTGCGAAATGTACTGCAGATACAGGGACTCAGTTTATGAGGCGCTTGGAAGGGAAATCCCGATAATTCCTGGAGTGCTTCCCATATTGAGCGCATCTGCAATAAGCTTTCTTGAGAGGGAGATTGTGGAGGTAAGGATTCCCGAGAAGATAAGAAAGGCAATATGCGAAAGCGATAAGCCAAAAGAAGAGGGGATAAGAATTGCAAGGGAACTGATGCAGAACCTTAAGGAAAACGGGGCTCCGGGAATAAACCTGTTCGCAAGAACAGATGCAGAAACTGCATACAGGATTCTTTTATAAAAAAATATTTATATAAGAGAAAGCCATCTGATTTTTCATGAGAATACTTGCATTTGTAGACACGCACGGTAGCATAAGCGCGCTGAAAAGGATTGTTTCTGAATCAAAAAAAGCAGACATTGTTA
This genomic stretch from Candidatus Woesearchaeota archaeon harbors:
- a CDS encoding methylenetetrahydrofolate reductase, encoding MKLTEVLQEKGFARIVEFSPPRGTELENLISEVEKVKSLVDFVAITHNPGGKPRMDSHYAAGILKERGNAEPICHFRIRDGNRIDLYGKLMAAKYLGIENILVIKGDSPKKEVFPEFYEVSDYKNSYEFIADIKKLNCALPTSYMEKLFTEKEIEKHRNDYKTDFCIGAAGHPLIPIDLKNPSENAGQELEGIRKKVEAGAEFILTQIVYDCEMYCRYRDSVYEALGREIPIIPGVLPILSASAISFLEREIVEVRIPEKIRKAICESDKPKEEGIRIARELMQNLKENGAPGINLFARTDAETAYRILL